From Halanaeroarchaeum sulfurireducens, a single genomic window includes:
- a CDS encoding metal-dependent transcriptional regulator: protein MSHERQSQFTESVEMYLKEIYLLTRDDESAKTGAIADALGVSPPSVSDRLDHLEEGGLVEHEKRRGTTLTDDGEEAARRLLRKHCRIERFLVEQLNVTEEFHEEACRMEHAMSDDVARRLDAFVDLPPECPDCYDHEAQHCSRLFED from the coding sequence ATGAGTCACGAACGCCAGAGCCAGTTCACGGAGAGCGTCGAGATGTACCTCAAGGAGATTTACTTGCTCACCCGCGACGACGAGTCGGCCAAGACGGGAGCGATCGCCGACGCACTCGGGGTGTCACCGCCGAGTGTCAGCGACCGACTCGACCACCTCGAAGAGGGTGGGCTCGTCGAACACGAGAAACGGCGCGGGACGACGCTCACGGACGACGGGGAGGAGGCGGCTCGACGTCTCCTCCGAAAGCACTGTCGTATCGAACGATTCCTCGTCGAGCAGTTGAACGTCACCGAGGAATTTCACGAGGAGGCCTGTCGAATGGAACACGCGATGAGCGATGACGTGGCCCGACGCCTCGATGCCTTCGTCGACCTGCCCCCGGAGTGCCCGGACTGCTACGACCACGAAGCCCAGCACTGTTCTCGCCTGTTCGAGGACTAG
- a CDS encoding GNAT family N-acetyltransferase yields MHVRDAKNREEVWLLDQLEAFGFEDPAFRSRDYVIAIDEEAGRKVGFGRIRVHSSDPPVCEVTCVGVLEDWRGQGVGAHILERLVELGRDQGFDRVVVFTSKTGYLKQFGFEEVSDASLAASERDRLETVRESSDPNAVALRVGVDEFSMPRRLRRRFADDERREEAATEDFGIDTESATYKYDTGRR; encoded by the coding sequence ATGCACGTCCGGGATGCGAAAAACCGAGAGGAGGTGTGGTTGCTCGATCAACTCGAGGCCTTCGGCTTCGAGGATCCGGCGTTTCGCTCCCGCGACTACGTCATCGCGATCGACGAGGAGGCGGGACGCAAGGTCGGATTCGGCCGCATCCGCGTTCATTCGAGTGATCCACCCGTCTGCGAGGTGACGTGTGTGGGCGTACTCGAGGACTGGCGCGGGCAGGGCGTGGGGGCCCACATCCTCGAGCGACTGGTCGAACTCGGTCGCGATCAGGGCTTCGACCGTGTGGTCGTGTTCACCTCGAAGACCGGCTATCTGAAGCAGTTCGGATTCGAGGAGGTGAGCGACGCCTCGCTGGCGGCCTCGGAGCGAGACCGACTCGAGACGGTTCGGGAGTCGTCCGACCCGAACGCGGTCGCCCTCCGGGTGGGCGTCGACGAGTTTTCGATGCCGAGGCGGCTCCGACGTCGATTCGCCGACGACGAGAGACGCGAGGAAGCCGCCACGGAGGACTTCGGTATCGACACCGAGTCGGCGACGTACAAGTACGATACCGGCCGTCGCTAG
- a CDS encoding MFS transporter, with protein MRKRLLNADVYYGWVVATAGFGAATVLFGLSFSFAVFLDPLLEAFPVGSGTVSLVFGVQTFVLYTGSVPGGTVVDTVGARRSALLATVLVVGGLVGASVAQRFVVLLGWYGVVTGLGMSLLYVVAYTAVPRWFDRHRGLATGFASSGLGIGLLVIPPVAAWLVERLGWRGAYLWLGIGAGSVLLAATYLLADSPQEIGENTEHEFPYGEPPAVTRTPLREQVRAVSDIATSRAFLGILIGWLFVWTPLYVLMNHVVRFATEASLPTGTGVAAISLIGVTTSLARIGVGSASDRLGRVRTFVVSAALIALAVPALTLVDGRPVFFALTVVFGIGYGGAGALLSPLVAELFGAENLGTVFGLASVAFAVSGLSAPVLAGLLFETVGSYTPVFWAAGAVGLLGAGLVWSAGAATIRRGG; from the coding sequence GTGCGAAAGCGGCTGCTGAACGCGGACGTGTACTACGGGTGGGTCGTCGCCACCGCCGGGTTCGGCGCCGCGACCGTCCTCTTCGGCCTGTCGTTCTCGTTCGCCGTCTTTCTCGACCCGCTGCTGGAAGCATTTCCGGTCGGAAGCGGGACGGTCTCACTCGTGTTCGGCGTCCAGACGTTCGTCCTCTACACCGGCTCTGTCCCGGGCGGCACGGTCGTCGACACCGTCGGTGCCCGCCGGTCGGCACTCCTCGCGACCGTCCTCGTTGTCGGCGGGCTCGTCGGCGCGAGTGTCGCACAGCGATTTGTGGTCTTGCTCGGCTGGTACGGCGTCGTGACCGGCCTGGGAATGAGTCTGCTCTACGTCGTCGCGTATACCGCCGTGCCGCGGTGGTTCGACAGACATCGGGGGCTCGCGACCGGCTTTGCCAGTTCCGGACTGGGCATCGGGCTGCTCGTGATCCCGCCCGTGGCCGCGTGGCTCGTCGAACGGCTCGGCTGGCGCGGCGCATACCTCTGGCTCGGGATCGGCGCGGGGTCGGTATTGCTCGCCGCGACCTATCTCCTGGCCGATAGCCCACAGGAGATCGGCGAGAACACCGAGCACGAGTTTCCGTACGGGGAACCGCCCGCTGTGACCCGCACCCCGCTGCGCGAGCAGGTCAGGGCCGTCTCCGATATCGCCACCTCGCGAGCGTTTCTCGGGATACTGATCGGCTGGCTGTTCGTCTGGACGCCGCTTTACGTTCTGATGAACCACGTGGTTCGATTCGCGACCGAGGCGTCGCTGCCGACTGGTACCGGTGTCGCCGCCATCAGCCTCATCGGCGTGACGACGAGCCTGGCGCGGATCGGCGTCGGATCGGCCTCCGACCGCCTGGGGCGGGTCCGGACCTTCGTCGTTTCGGCGGCGCTCATCGCCCTGGCCGTGCCAGCGTTGACCCTGGTCGATGGTCGTCCCGTTTTTTTCGCGCTGACGGTCGTCTTCGGTATCGGCTACGGAGGTGCCGGCGCCCTGCTGTCCCCGCTCGTCGCCGAACTGTTCGGCGCCGAGAACCTGGGAACCGTCTTCGGGCTCGCGTCCGTGGCGTTCGCCGTCAGCGGTCTGAGCGCACCTGTACTGGCGGGCCTGCTCTTCGAGACAGTCGGCAGTTACACCCCAGTTTTCTGGGCGGCGGGCGCGGTCGGACTTCTCGGTGCCGGCCTGGTCTGGAGCGCGGGAGCAGCCACGATTCGACGCGGCGGGTGA
- the dnaJ gene encoding molecular chaperone DnaJ encodes MPEDFYDVLGVSRDADEDEINRAFRKKAAKNHPDVSDDPDAEETFKKLQKAKEVLTDDEKRQMYDQLGHERFVEADKQGATDQGGARRGNPFGGAAGGGGMGGVGDIFDQFFGGGRGGSRPSKGQDLRTNLSIDLEEAYEGVTKQVTIRRPERCEDCNGTGHPPDADPRTCPECEGRGKVRQVKQTPFGRVQQTGTCPRCGGDGELYEETCSTCGGQGTIRREATLSVDVPAGIRSGQTLRMEREGAPGDRGAPDGDLLIKVSVEDHPDFERDGNDLRRRQPISFPQAVFGDTITVPTLDGGAEFEVPAGTQSGETFRLRGKGMPRLRGHGYGDLYVDVQIVTPESLSDEQREALEQFAKAGGESVDVEDGFFERIKNTL; translated from the coding sequence ATGCCCGAGGACTTCTACGACGTACTCGGCGTAAGCCGGGACGCGGACGAGGACGAGATCAACCGAGCCTTCCGGAAGAAGGCCGCCAAAAATCACCCGGACGTGAGCGACGATCCCGACGCCGAGGAGACGTTCAAGAAACTCCAGAAGGCAAAGGAGGTCCTCACGGACGACGAGAAGCGTCAGATGTACGACCAGCTCGGGCACGAACGGTTCGTCGAAGCCGACAAACAGGGCGCCACTGACCAGGGTGGCGCCAGACGGGGGAACCCATTTGGCGGTGCCGCCGGCGGTGGCGGCATGGGCGGCGTCGGAGACATTTTCGATCAGTTCTTCGGTGGCGGCCGCGGCGGGTCGCGTCCCTCGAAAGGACAGGACCTCCGGACGAACCTCAGCATCGACCTCGAAGAGGCCTACGAGGGTGTTACCAAGCAGGTCACCATCCGGCGTCCGGAACGCTGTGAGGACTGTAACGGCACCGGGCATCCCCCAGACGCTGACCCCCGAACCTGTCCGGAGTGTGAGGGGCGCGGAAAGGTCCGACAGGTCAAGCAGACCCCGTTCGGCAGGGTCCAACAGACCGGGACCTGCCCGCGTTGTGGCGGTGACGGGGAACTCTACGAGGAGACGTGTTCGACGTGCGGGGGCCAGGGAACGATTCGCCGCGAGGCGACGCTTTCCGTTGACGTCCCGGCCGGCATCCGCAGCGGACAGACCCTCCGGATGGAACGCGAAGGCGCGCCCGGCGATCGGGGCGCTCCGGACGGCGACCTCCTCATCAAGGTATCAGTCGAGGACCATCCTGACTTCGAGCGTGATGGCAACGACCTCCGACGACGGCAGCCGATATCCTTCCCGCAGGCCGTCTTCGGTGACACCATCACGGTGCCGACGCTGGACGGCGGGGCCGAGTTCGAGGTTCCCGCAGGCACCCAGAGCGGCGAAACCTTTCGGCTCCGTGGCAAGGGCATGCCGCGGCTTCGCGGCCATGGCTACGGGGACCTCTATGTCGACGTCCAGATCGTCACGCCGGAATCGCTCAGCGACGAACAGCGAGAGGCTCTCGAGCAGTTCGCAAAGGCCGGTGGCGAGTCCGTCGACGTCGAAGACGGCTTCTTCGAGCGCATCAAGAACACCCTTTGA